A stretch of Mus caroli chromosome 5, CAROLI_EIJ_v1.1, whole genome shotgun sequence DNA encodes these proteins:
- the Mrm2 gene encoding rRNA methyltransferase 2, mitochondrial: protein MAGHLKLVGVPLKVRRLHTAVCHYRGRTGAEHLWLTRHLKDPFVKAAKVESYRCRSAFKLLEMNEKHQILRPGLRVLDCGAAPGAWSQVAVQSVNATGADSSSPVGFVLGVDLLHIFPLAGATFLCPADVTDPRTFQKILELLPRRRADVILSDMAPNATGIRDLDHDKLISLCLTLVDMAVDILHPGGTLLCKTWAGSKSHLLQKRLTQEFQSTRVVKPEASRKESSEVYLLATQYRGGKGARRP from the exons ATGGCTGG GCATCTAAAGCTGGTAGGCGTTCCCCTTAAGGTTCGGAGGTTACACACAGCAGTGTGCCACTACAGGGGCCGGACTGGCGCCGAGCACCTGTGGCTCACGCGGCATCTAAAGGACCCGTTTGTGAAGGCCGCAAAGGTGGAGAGTTACCGCTGCCGCAGCGCCTTCAAACTCCTAGAGATGAATGAGAAGCATCAGATTCTGAGGCCCGGTCTCCGAGTGCTGGACTGCGGGGCAGCTCCAGGAGCCTGGAGTCAGGTGGCAGTGCAGAGCGTCAATGCCACAGGCGCAG ATTCCAGCTCTCCCGTGGGTTTTGTGCTTGGGGTCGATCTTCTTCACATATTCCCTTTGGCGGGAGCAACTTTTCTATGCCCTGCTGATGTGACCGACCCcagaactttccagaagattCTAGAACTGCTTCCCAGAAGGAGAGCAGATGTGATTCTGAGTGACATGGCACCGAATGCCACTGGGATCAGAGACCTCGATCACGATAAGCTCATCAGTTTGTGCCTTACCCTTGTGGACATGGCTGTGGACATCCTGCATCCCGGAGGGACACTGCTGTGTAAAACCTGGGCCGGAAGTAAAAGCCACCTGCTGCAGAAGAGACTGACCCAGGAATTCCAGAGCACAAGGGTGGTGAAACCGGAGGCCAGCAGGAAAGAGTCTTCCGAGGTGTACCTGTTAGCCACCCAGTACCGTGGGGGGAAGGGCGCCAGGAGGCCGTGA